A genomic segment from Luteolibacter ambystomatis encodes:
- a CDS encoding lipocalin family protein, translating to MKQFPAFSAALAALALASCTMPADPPPKSMHAQLKTATQVDVKRYSGRWYEVARLPQWFQKDCASATADYSLNKDGSIKVVNTCIQADGSRRSVEGRAEPADGTNSRLKVRFPGKWYAAAIPVPKEGNYWIIDLTPDYRHAIVGTPDRWTLWFLSRSPRISKQDFARMKKVAHEQGFDTSRLVVDAHTRIGG from the coding sequence GTGAAACAGTTTCCCGCATTCTCCGCAGCACTGGCCGCTCTGGCACTCGCCTCCTGCACCATGCCTGCCGATCCGCCGCCGAAGAGCATGCATGCGCAGCTCAAGACGGCCACGCAGGTGGATGTGAAGCGCTACTCGGGCCGGTGGTATGAGGTGGCGAGACTCCCGCAGTGGTTCCAGAAGGACTGCGCCTCGGCGACGGCGGATTACTCGCTGAACAAGGACGGCTCGATCAAGGTGGTGAACACCTGCATCCAGGCGGATGGCTCGCGCCGCTCGGTGGAAGGACGGGCCGAACCGGCGGATGGCACGAACAGCCGGTTGAAAGTGAGATTCCCCGGAAAGTGGTATGCGGCGGCCATCCCGGTGCCGAAAGAAGGCAATTACTGGATCATCGATCTGACACCGGACTACCGGCATGCGATCGTGGGCACGCCGGACCGCTGGACGCTGTGGTTCCTCTCCCGCTCACCACGGATCTCGAAGCAGGACTTCGCGCGGATGAAGAAGGTGGCGCATGAGCAGGGGTTCGATACAAGCCGGTTGGTGGTGGATGCCCACACGCGCATCGGCGGATAA
- a CDS encoding TMEM175 family protein, translated as MEKNRLEAFSDGVLAIIITIMVLEMKVPHVETLPELKPLLPVFLSYVLSFIYVGIYWNNHHHMLHLTRRVSGGILWANLHLLFWLSLFPFTTGWVGESHMGEAPLALYGFVLLMAAIAYVILQNAIIRQQGKDSPLAAAVGGDWKGKVSPAFYIAGMALAFHVPWLSIACYVAVALIWLVPDKRIERFLERREKE; from the coding sequence ATGGAAAAGAACCGGCTCGAAGCCTTCAGCGACGGCGTCCTTGCGATCATCATCACCATCATGGTGCTGGAGATGAAGGTGCCACATGTTGAGACGCTTCCGGAGTTGAAACCGCTGCTGCCCGTCTTTCTGAGCTATGTTCTCAGCTTCATCTACGTGGGCATCTACTGGAACAACCATCACCACATGCTGCACCTCACGCGGCGTGTGAGCGGCGGCATCCTGTGGGCGAATCTGCACCTGCTGTTCTGGCTGTCCCTGTTCCCGTTCACCACCGGCTGGGTGGGGGAGAGTCATATGGGCGAGGCTCCGCTGGCTCTTTACGGGTTCGTGCTGCTCATGGCCGCCATTGCCTACGTCATCCTCCAGAATGCGATCATCCGCCAGCAGGGCAAGGATTCGCCGCTCGCAGCCGCGGTGGGTGGTGATTGGAAGGGCAAGGTCTCACCGGCGTTCTACATCGCAGGCATGGCGCTGGCATTTCATGTGCCGTGGCTTTCCATCGCCTGTTACGTCGCCGTGGCGCTGATCTGGCTGGTGCCGGACAAGCGTATCGAGCGGTTCCTTGAGAGGCGGGAAAAGGAGTAG